The proteins below come from a single Campylobacter sp. CCUG 57310 genomic window:
- the plsX gene encoding phosphate acyltransferase PlsX, whose amino-acid sequence MTSICIDAMGGDFGPKPIIEGVIEALKITKFNAVLAGESKILKPLIPPHLEKYISYLEASETVSMEDGATDALKKKESTIYKAIELLKAKEVKAVVSAGHSGATMSLATLRVGRLKNVSRPAIATLMPNVLGKKTLVLDVGANVDCKAEHLFQFAVMGEAYAKEILKIKNPKIGLLSNGEEKSKGNEVTKEAYALLSKLDSFVGNAEGNQVFDGSVDVIICDGFVGNILLKTSEGVADAITKIIKKHVKKSPIAIAGSLLMKKVFKTLKQQVDYDEYGGAPLLGVDGCVIISHGKSNAKAIKNAIFQALNFADSNINEVIKDELSHFAR is encoded by the coding sequence ATGACAAGCATTTGCATTGATGCAATGGGCGGGGATTTTGGTCCCAAACCCATAATAGAAGGTGTAATAGAGGCTTTAAAAATAACTAAATTTAACGCAGTTTTAGCGGGCGAATCTAAAATTTTAAAACCTCTTATCCCTCCACACTTAGAAAAATACATTAGCTACCTAGAAGCCTCTGAAACAGTATCCATGGAAGACGGCGCAACGGACGCTCTTAAGAAAAAAGAAAGCACAATCTATAAAGCTATCGAGCTACTTAAAGCAAAAGAAGTTAAAGCAGTCGTATCTGCAGGCCACAGTGGTGCTACGATGAGTTTAGCCACATTACGAGTAGGTAGACTTAAAAATGTCTCAAGACCTGCGATAGCTACACTTATGCCAAATGTTTTAGGTAAAAAAACTCTTGTTTTGGACGTCGGAGCAAATGTTGACTGCAAAGCCGAACATCTATTTCAGTTTGCCGTAATGGGCGAAGCTTACGCAAAAGAGATTTTAAAAATCAAAAATCCCAAAATAGGGCTTTTGTCAAACGGCGAAGAAAAAAGCAAAGGCAATGAAGTTACAAAAGAAGCTTACGCTTTACTTTCCAAACTAGATAGCTTTGTCGGAAATGCCGAAGGCAATCAAGTATTTGACGGAAGCGTAGATGTGATAATCTGCGACGGCTTTGTCGGAAATATCTTGCTTAAAACCAGCGAAGGCGTAGCCGATGCTATAACTAAAATCATCAAAAAGCACGTTAAAAAGTCCCCTATCGCGATAGCCGGCTCACTACTAATGAAAAAAGTTTTCAAGACGCTTAAGCAACAGGTTGATTACGACGAATACGGCGGCGCACCGCTTCTTGGAGTGGATGGTTGTGTTATTATAAGTCATGGCAAAAGCAATGCAAAAGCCATTAAAAACGCTATATTTCAAGCTTTAAATTTTGCAGATTCAAACATCAACGAAGTCATCAAAGACGAACTTTCACATTTTGCAAGGTAG
- the xseA gene encoding exodeoxyribonuclease VII large subunit — protein sequence MLSVSELNEQAKTLLETTFSYVEVEGEISRLTKHNSGHWYFTLKDEKASISAVIYKFNNAKLKFEIKDGMKVVLYGKISLYSPSGSYQFIATSIKPSGEGELELAFKQLKEKLEQEGLFEISRKKSLPKFPRKVGIITSRTSAALQDMLRLINERWHLSEIYIFDSLTQGENAPSSLIKALKRAEASALDVIILARGGGSREDLWCFNDENLAREIYAATTPIISAIGHEIDYVISDFAADFRAPTPSAAINSLMPNKEEIFQTIDMMNQSLQRAFELALERKENLLKNLQTKFSQASLEQKIVHKEQILINFRSNLKNAIGTKFLKFENKILTLQKSYAQQEAFFEQISSFVRVQKDGKTVSLANLQSGDEVVLSSVQTTKKAKIL from the coding sequence TTGCTAAGTGTCAGCGAGCTAAACGAACAGGCAAAAACTCTACTTGAGACTACATTTTCTTACGTGGAGGTTGAGGGTGAAATTTCGCGCCTTACCAAGCACAATTCAGGGCACTGGTACTTCACGCTTAAAGACGAAAAAGCCTCGATCTCGGCGGTAATTTATAAATTTAACAACGCAAAGCTAAAATTTGAAATCAAAGACGGCATGAAGGTCGTTCTTTACGGCAAAATTTCACTCTACAGCCCAAGCGGAAGCTATCAGTTTATCGCAACTTCCATCAAGCCAAGCGGTGAAGGAGAGCTTGAACTTGCATTTAAGCAGCTTAAAGAAAAGCTTGAACAAGAGGGTCTATTTGAAATTTCGCGCAAAAAATCGCTTCCTAAATTTCCGCGCAAAGTAGGCATCATCACTTCGCGCACCTCAGCAGCGCTTCAAGATATGCTTAGGCTCATAAACGAGCGCTGGCACCTTAGCGAAATTTATATATTTGACTCGCTCACACAAGGCGAAAATGCTCCCTCGTCCCTTATAAAAGCTTTAAAAAGAGCCGAAGCAAGCGCGCTTGATGTGATTATTTTGGCTAGAGGCGGAGGCAGCAGAGAGGACTTGTGGTGCTTTAACGATGAAAATTTAGCGCGTGAAATTTATGCCGCGACAACCCCTATCATAAGCGCAATCGGACACGAGATAGACTACGTTATAAGCGATTTTGCGGCTGATTTTAGAGCGCCTACTCCAAGCGCTGCGATAAATTCGCTAATGCCAAATAAAGAAGAAATTTTTCAAACGATCGATATGATGAACCAAAGCCTTCAAAGAGCGTTTGAACTGGCACTTGAGCGTAAAGAAAATCTATTAAAAAATTTGCAAACTAAATTTTCTCAAGCAAGTTTAGAGCAAAAAATCGTCCACAAAGAGCAAATTTTAATTAATTTTAGATCAAATTTAAAAAATGCGATCGGCACAAAATTTCTTAAATTCGAAAACAAAATTTTAACCTTACAAAAAAGCTACGCCCAACAAGAGGCGTTTTTCGAGCAAATTTCATCGTTTGTCAGAGTTCAAAAAGACGGAAAAACAGTAAGTCTAGCCAATCTGCAATCAGGCGATGAGGTCGTTTTAAGCTCGGTTCAAACGACTAAAAAAGCAAAAATTTTATAA
- a CDS encoding CHAD domain-containing protein — MVLEIERKFILDGISAIQTLEKDGILATSNEIIQFYTKITQLEEVRFRKSGDKFTVTQKIGRGLVRKESEIPSDKKSYKDALKEIVGMPIKKTRFEFKINNLPCNIDIYHEFLEGLATLEIEFLTVNDAQNFVIPEFLARYITSEITEDERYKNKSLALFGVPEIKFDIQSTLKIIDQNHDLKLAFPSSLRSFDAARVMFFQIYKQIRKYRQIYLETKDEEALHQFRVNLRKTRSMLKLLSSVFDKKTADHFNKNFKTIANSTNKKRDIDVFLEFLKEEKRTKPLILIAQEVKEVENTKITAMLNAPKSEEVFKDWEIFLKEQSDFYQGKDYDKPIKKVVAYALRLQILRLQKSLALLDNECENLHFHNTRIQIKRLRYLLEIFIDMFAIKSLEKCKQRAKEIQEIFGDLQDRDIWLEILKDLEQNSKDSIEISSKLKTKIYKQMFKLRDKILDKKPKFMRNLGKISKNLKIYYM; from the coding sequence TTGGTTTTAGAGATTGAACGTAAATTTATATTAGACGGAATTTCAGCTATACAAACCCTCGAAAAAGACGGTATCTTAGCAACTTCTAACGAGATAATTCAGTTTTATACGAAAATCACACAGCTTGAAGAGGTACGGTTTCGTAAATCGGGCGACAAATTCACCGTAACACAAAAGATCGGCAGGGGACTCGTCCGCAAAGAGAGCGAAATTCCAAGCGATAAAAAAAGCTACAAAGACGCTCTTAAAGAGATCGTAGGAATGCCTATAAAAAAGACTCGTTTTGAGTTTAAGATCAACAATCTTCCATGTAATATCGATATCTATCACGAATTTCTTGAGGGGCTTGCTACGCTTGAGATTGAATTTTTAACAGTAAATGACGCTCAAAATTTTGTCATACCTGAATTTTTAGCAAGATATATAACATCAGAAATTACCGAAGATGAGCGCTATAAAAACAAATCATTGGCGCTTTTTGGCGTGCCTGAAATCAAATTTGACATACAATCAACTCTTAAAATAATAGATCAAAATCACGATTTAAAACTTGCCTTTCCAAGCTCTTTGCGCTCTTTTGACGCCGCTAGGGTTATGTTTTTTCAAATTTACAAACAGATACGAAAATATCGGCAAATCTATCTGGAAACAAAAGATGAAGAAGCGCTTCATCAGTTTCGTGTAAATTTACGCAAAACCCGCTCAATGCTTAAGCTTTTAAGCTCGGTTTTTGATAAAAAAACAGCAGATCACTTCAATAAAAATTTCAAAACCATAGCCAACTCAACAAATAAAAAACGTGATATAGACGTGTTTTTAGAGTTTTTAAAAGAAGAAAAAAGAACCAAACCGCTAATTTTAATCGCCCAAGAAGTAAAAGAGGTCGAAAATACAAAAATCACGGCTATGCTAAATGCACCAAAAAGCGAAGAAGTCTTTAAAGACTGGGAGATATTTTTAAAAGAGCAAAGCGACTTTTATCAAGGAAAAGACTATGATAAGCCTATCAAAAAAGTCGTCGCATACGCACTTAGACTACAGATATTAAGACTTCAAAAATCCCTTGCGCTTCTAGACAACGAATGTGAAAATTTACATTTTCACAACACCAGAATTCAGATAAAAAGATTAAGGTATCTTCTTGAAATTTTCATAGATATGTTTGCGATAAAATCGCTTGAAAAGTGCAAACAAAGAGCAAAAGAGATACAAGAAATATTTGGCGATCTGCAAGATAGGGATATCTGGCTTGAAATTTTAAAAGATTTAGAACAAAACAGCAAAGATTCGATTGAAATTTCATCAAAATTAAAAACTAAAATTTACAAACAGATGTTTAAACTAAGAGATAAAATTTTAGATAAAAAACCGAAATTTATGAGAAATTTAGGCAAAATTTCAAAAAATTTAAAAATTTATTACATGTAA
- a CDS encoding DUF1266 domain-containing protein: MKKDFIAGNIFQVIYKVSELDRIFISKELAKERIFSLVDFNHPENLQTIAQDLQEFYGVTDKNSMYQAIMHYDSLEFEGVLVNLLYMAYKEFSDKLTDMTWAEFAPRYLSESSLKEALKIYLINFSDEDFKAYKERFESFSKGFFGLGESERNLVPNFVNFCNQTSELFTLCERTSVSAFDYARVLQILSYSYAANYIDEKEYFEQYNFYMNLITQIFSGFGEFMASFLLGSAFMNLSYSDDKTDFIKDINERIKALYVALNSPYDMFKESGIWADSLKAERAKLNEILIKHIDKNENQKKLDEMNSLLDNLKQDIKKHGFSFEIFTQTLDLFYENFYSILKEYKVETLISIPDQNLIFTPRDELELNFYASADTFIKKAKILLQSDEFPIMVNLSSKSWLITNKAVYILSGMLMFKKLKRVALNEADFKIKTHFTREIRCFVNQNDYFEICTNEYEKLTGKKLGVEDDKNDLILKDEITALSLAFNKLKSIAKS, from the coding sequence GTGAAAAAAGATTTTATAGCGGGCAATATATTTCAAGTTATTTACAAAGTAAGCGAACTAGACAGGATTTTCATCTCAAAAGAGCTTGCAAAGGAGCGGATTTTTAGTCTTGTGGATTTTAACCACCCCGAAAATTTACAAACTATCGCGCAAGATTTGCAAGAATTTTACGGAGTAACCGATAAAAACAGCATGTATCAGGCGATCATGCACTATGACAGCTTGGAATTTGAAGGGGTTTTAGTCAATCTACTTTATATGGCGTATAAAGAATTTAGCGATAAGCTTACGGATATGACTTGGGCTGAATTTGCGCCTAGATACCTAAGCGAGAGCAGCTTAAAAGAGGCTCTTAAAATTTATCTTATAAACTTTAGCGATGAGGATTTTAAAGCTTACAAAGAGAGATTTGAAAGCTTTAGCAAGGGCTTTTTCGGTTTGGGTGAAAGTGAGCGAAATTTAGTTCCAAATTTTGTAAATTTCTGCAATCAAACAAGCGAGCTTTTTACTCTTTGTGAGCGCACGAGCGTTAGCGCATTTGATTATGCCAGAGTGCTTCAAATCCTAAGTTACAGCTACGCGGCAAATTACATAGACGAGAAAGAATACTTCGAGCAATATAATTTTTATATGAATTTAATAACTCAAATTTTTAGCGGATTTGGCGAATTTATGGCAAGCTTTTTACTCGGTTCGGCGTTTATGAATTTAAGCTATAGCGATGATAAAACGGACTTCATAAAAGATATAAACGAGCGCATAAAAGCTCTTTACGTCGCGCTAAATTCGCCTTACGATATGTTTAAAGAAAGCGGAATTTGGGCTGATAGCTTAAAAGCCGAGCGAGCTAAACTGAACGAAATTTTAATCAAGCATATAGACAAAAATGAAAATCAAAAGAAGCTTGATGAGATGAACTCGCTTCTTGATAATCTAAAGCAAGATATCAAAAAACACGGCTTTAGCTTTGAAATTTTTACTCAAACGCTTGATCTGTTTTACGAGAACTTCTATAGTATCCTAAAAGAGTATAAGGTGGAGACTCTTATATCAATCCCCGATCAAAATTTAATATTCACTCCGCGAGACGAGCTTGAGCTTAACTTCTACGCTAGCGCAGATACATTCATAAAAAAGGCTAAAATTTTATTGCAAAGCGACGAATTTCCGATTATGGTAAATTTAAGCAGCAAAAGCTGGCTTATCACAAATAAAGCCGTTTATATACTAAGCGGAATGCTGATGTTTAAAAAGCTTAAAAGAGTTGCGCTAAACGAGGCTGATTTTAAGATCAAGACGCATTTTACTAGAGAAATTCGCTGCTTCGTTAATCAAAATGACTATTTTGAGATATGCACTAACGAGTATGAAAAACTAACAGGCAAAAAACTAGGAGTAGAAGATGACAAGAACGATTTAATCCTTAAAGATGAAATAACCGCGCTTTCGCTTGCGTTTAACAAGTTAAAGAGTATTGCAAAATCTTAA
- a CDS encoding beta-ketoacyl-ACP synthase III, whose product MPKASLISIGAYVPKDTLTNFDLEKMVETSDEWIVKRTGIHTRHIATGEITSEIGAKAAQVAIKRAGISTNDIDAVICATISPDHLCMPSTACKIAKILGIDNVTAFDISAACTGFIYLLELAKSLIESGAKKNILIVGAEKLSSIVDYKDRSTCILFGDGAGAAIVTASEKNEIIDVHTASDGNFADLLITPGCGSVHPCSPQMLEERLNFIQMAGNEVFKIAVQTLTKDVIDILEKNGIASDEIDLFIPHQANLRIIDAVKQRLNFSNSQCVVTVGKYGNTSSASIPMAMNEAYEEGRLKNGDLMLLDAFGGGFTWGSALLKFGGK is encoded by the coding sequence ATGCCAAAAGCCTCTCTTATCTCAATCGGCGCTTACGTTCCAAAGGATACTCTTACTAACTTTGATCTTGAAAAAATGGTAGAAACAAGCGACGAGTGGATAGTAAAACGAACAGGAATTCACACTAGACACATAGCCACAGGCGAGATAACAAGCGAAATAGGCGCAAAGGCGGCGCAAGTTGCAATTAAAAGAGCGGGTATATCCACAAACGACATCGACGCAGTGATCTGCGCAACAATAAGCCCGGATCATCTTTGTATGCCTTCCACCGCTTGCAAGATAGCTAAAATTTTAGGCATAGATAATGTAACCGCTTTTGACATAAGTGCGGCATGCACGGGTTTCATCTACCTGCTTGAGCTTGCAAAATCACTTATAGAAAGCGGTGCGAAAAAAAATATACTTATCGTAGGTGCAGAAAAACTTAGCTCAATAGTTGATTACAAAGACCGAAGCACTTGCATACTATTTGGCGATGGGGCAGGTGCGGCTATCGTTACGGCAAGTGAAAAAAACGAGATCATCGACGTGCATACTGCAAGTGATGGAAATTTCGCCGACTTACTCATAACTCCAGGGTGTGGAAGCGTACATCCTTGCTCGCCTCAGATGCTTGAAGAGAGGCTAAATTTTATACAAATGGCAGGTAACGAGGTCTTTAAAATAGCGGTTCAAACACTAACTAAAGATGTAATTGACATACTTGAAAAAAACGGCATTGCAAGCGATGAAATAGATCTTTTTATACCGCATCAAGCGAATCTACGCATAATAGATGCAGTAAAACAAAGGCTAAATTTCAGCAACTCCCAATGCGTAGTAACTGTCGGCAAATACGGCAATACAAGCTCCGCATCAATTCCTATGGCGATGAATGAAGCTTATGAGGAAGGCAGGCTTAAAAATGGAGATTTGATGCTTCTTGACGCATTTGGCGGCGGATTTACTTGGGGAAGTGCTCTACTTAAATTTGGCGGCAAATAA
- a CDS encoding DUF1266 domain-containing protein, whose protein sequence is MNLKFIPQNVFQATQRTNHLDRAFLSKELFVDQFFSFTSSNHPSFLQELRQNLKETHKVTSKDSVYTAIDEVVSYACYYNIILDLLYKAYEELGERLESMTCEEFMGTYLTDEYLKNALKAVQTNFSYRKFELYKENFAYFAKSFFGVSGEEDDENDVPKFVKFCKQTSEIYALCKNVGNRGYELSKIFEIISDSFAVGYINKSEFCELMNFYAEKVQKIFSGWDEFIASCVLGGAFRFFDEGEIDYIKESYDQINAFHRLLNSAYDVFSTSGIWTQNFDKAKINILNLLDKYADFKEEKNDKEYTQNILNWLEKETQKCGLEFKHLQQATEIYYKCFYGTLKNSRIEFMLESKNNGVITPRKTLELEHSLYKEVKIFMDETGFKFSDKEFPVLLILAPKKTLITNQAVYIYSGVLFKKLKKFNLQEISCEVKFAYPDEIHCYLNDKEYFCISIKEYLNLTGKKPLKVVSHKDFFDNEISSLNLAINELKKTAETLGENL, encoded by the coding sequence ATGAATCTAAAATTTATCCCTCAAAACGTCTTTCAGGCTACACAAAGAACAAATCACCTCGATAGAGCCTTCTTGTCTAAAGAGCTTTTTGTAGATCAGTTTTTTAGTTTCACAAGCTCAAACCACCCGTCTTTCTTGCAAGAACTAAGACAAAACCTAAAAGAAACTCACAAAGTAACGAGCAAAGATAGCGTCTATACCGCTATAGATGAAGTCGTCAGCTATGCTTGTTACTACAATATCATCTTAGATCTTTTGTATAAAGCTTACGAGGAGCTTGGTGAGAGACTTGAAAGTATGACTTGCGAAGAGTTTATGGGCACGTATCTTACGGACGAGTATCTAAAAAACGCTTTAAAAGCGGTTCAAACTAACTTTTCTTATAGAAAATTTGAGCTTTATAAAGAGAATTTTGCTTATTTTGCAAAGTCGTTTTTTGGCGTTAGCGGCGAAGAGGACGACGAAAACGACGTGCCTAAATTTGTGAAATTTTGCAAGCAGACAAGTGAAATTTATGCGCTTTGTAAAAACGTGGGCAACAGAGGCTATGAACTCTCAAAAATTTTTGAAATCATATCTGATAGCTTTGCGGTGGGTTACATCAACAAGAGCGAATTTTGTGAGCTGATGAACTTTTACGCAGAAAAAGTGCAAAAGATATTTAGCGGTTGGGACGAGTTTATCGCTAGCTGCGTTCTTGGAGGCGCGTTTAGATTTTTTGACGAGGGCGAGATTGATTACATCAAAGAAAGCTACGATCAGATAAACGCCTTTCATAGGTTATTAAACTCGGCTTACGACGTCTTTAGCACAAGCGGAATTTGGACGCAGAATTTTGACAAAGCAAAGATAAACATTTTAAATCTGCTTGATAAATACGCCGATTTCAAAGAAGAGAAAAACGATAAGGAATACACCCAAAATATCCTAAATTGGCTTGAAAAAGAAACACAAAAATGCGGTTTAGAATTTAAACACTTGCAACAAGCGACGGAAATTTATTACAAGTGTTTTTACGGCACTCTTAAAAACTCTCGTATCGAATTTATGCTTGAATCAAAAAATAACGGCGTAATAACACCCAGAAAAACGCTTGAGCTGGAGCATTCCTTATACAAAGAAGTTAAAATTTTCATGGATGAAACGGGCTTTAAATTTAGCGACAAAGAGTTTCCCGTCCTTCTTATCTTAGCTCCTAAAAAGACGCTAATAACCAACCAAGCCGTCTATATTTACAGCGGAGTACTCTTTAAAAAGCTTAAAAAATTTAACTTACAAGAGATAAGTTGCGAGGTGAAATTCGCCTATCCTGATGAAATTCACTGCTATTTAAACGACAAAGAGTATTTTTGTATAAGTATCAAAGAATATTTAAATTTAACGGGTAAAAAGCCACTTAAAGTCGTAAGTCATAAAGACTTTTTTGACAATGAAATTTCATCGCTAAATTTAGCAATAAACGAGCTTAAAAAAACTGCGGAAACTTTAGGGGAGAATTTGTGA
- a CDS encoding CsgG/HfaB family protein: MLKTGLKFIAAGAMIALLAGCAKESSRVVETPKVNTVNTYYGGTKVAISIGRFNNQSSYQNGIFGDGEDRLGNQAQTILVSNLQQTGRFSVMDRTNMKAIKQESNINKKAQNLKGAKYVITGDVTEFGRKTTGDHQLFGILGKGKTQTAYAKVNLNVVEVETSEVVYSSQGAGEYALSNREVIGFGGTAGYDSTLNGKVLSLAIIEAVNNLVAGLESGAWTAK; this comes from the coding sequence ATGCTAAAAACAGGCTTGAAATTTATAGCTGCAGGAGCTATGATAGCGCTGCTGGCTGGTTGTGCAAAAGAGAGCTCAAGAGTAGTTGAAACCCCAAAAGTAAATACCGTAAATACATACTATGGCGGCACAAAAGTAGCGATATCAATAGGCAGGTTTAACAACCAATCCTCTTATCAAAACGGAATTTTCGGCGACGGAGAAGATAGATTAGGCAATCAAGCCCAAACTATTTTAGTGAGCAACCTGCAACAAACCGGTAGATTTTCCGTGATGGATAGAACAAATATGAAGGCTATCAAACAAGAGAGCAACATAAACAAAAAAGCGCAAAATTTAAAAGGAGCTAAATACGTTATCACGGGCGACGTAACCGAATTTGGCAGAAAAACTACGGGCGATCATCAGCTATTTGGAATCCTTGGCAAAGGTAAGACTCAAACCGCATACGCAAAGGTAAATTTAAACGTAGTTGAGGTTGAAACTTCCGAGGTTGTCTATTCGTCTCAGGGTGCCGGAGAATACGCGCTATCAAACAGAGAGGTTATAGGATTTGGCGGAACGGCGGGATATGACTCTACGCTAAACGGCAAAGTTTTAAGTCTAGCCATAATAGAAGCGGTAAATAACCTTGTCGCAGGGCTTGAAAGCGGCGCCTGGACAGCAAAATAA
- the ubiE gene encoding bifunctional demethylmenaquinone methyltransferase/2-methoxy-6-polyprenyl-1,4-benzoquinol methylase UbiE, protein MQKQEKIVQMFNEIAPTYDLANRVLSAGIDIRWRKIACKNVLEKFKNQSVDIADVACGTGDMMGFWNNIAKDFNVNINSLTGIDPSSGMLKVAKQKFPSFKFIEASATDTTLQSAGINVLSISYGIRNVVERELALKEFNRVLKNGGYLVVLEFTKRNKKGMTTQVRDFYLSKILPKIGGFISKNKEAYEYLPSSIENFLDKQSFVDELRAAGFEMEVCKGFSMDISTLFIARKFKDC, encoded by the coding sequence ATGCAAAAACAAGAAAAAATAGTTCAGATGTTTAACGAGATAGCTCCGACTTACGACCTTGCAAACAGGGTTTTAAGCGCGGGGATTGATATCAGATGGCGCAAGATAGCTTGCAAAAACGTGCTTGAAAAATTTAAAAATCAAAGCGTAGATATAGCCGATGTAGCTTGCGGCACGGGCGACATGATGGGATTTTGGAACAATATCGCAAAAGATTTTAACGTAAATATAAACAGCCTAACGGGCATTGATCCGTCAAGCGGCATGCTAAAAGTAGCAAAGCAGAAATTTCCAAGCTTTAAATTCATAGAAGCGAGCGCTACGGACACTACGCTACAAAGTGCCGGCATAAATGTGCTAAGCATCAGTTACGGCATAAGAAATGTCGTTGAAAGAGAGCTTGCGCTAAAGGAATTTAACCGCGTGCTAAAAAATGGCGGCTATTTGGTGGTTTTAGAATTTACCAAACGCAATAAAAAAGGCATGACGACACAGGTAAGAGACTTTTATCTAAGCAAAATTTTACCTAAAATAGGCGGATTTATCTCAAAAAACAAAGAGGCCTATGAGTATCTGCCAAGCTCGATAGAAAATTTCCTTGACAAGCAAAGCTTCGTTGATGAACTGCGCGCGGCAGGCTTTGAGATGGAGGTCTGCAAGGGCTTTTCGATGGATATCTCGACACTTTTTATAGCTAGGAAATTTAAAGATTGCTAA
- the serC gene encoding phosphoserine transaminase yields the protein MDRKINFSAGPSGLPLSVLEHAQKELTSYQSKGYSIMEISHRSKVFEEIHFGAMDKIKRLYGINDDYEILFLQGGASLQFAMIPMNLCKGGKAEYVDTGVWTSKAIKEAKIQGINYEVIASSKDTNFDRIPENINFSDDADYAYICTNNTIYGTQYKSLPNTKAPLVIDASSDFFSYKMDFSNIGVLYGGAQKNAGPSGVTVVIIRKDLLDRAGENVPTMLKYKTHTDAKSLFNTPPTFGIYLLNLTLGWIESQGGLDVIKGINEQKASILYEAIDNSGGFYKGHSIKKYRSIMNVSYNIAANSELEPLFVAEAEKAGMIGLKGHRHLGGIRASIYNAVSLENVKTLVSFMGEFAKKFG from the coding sequence GTGGATAGAAAAATAAATTTCAGCGCAGGACCTAGCGGATTGCCTTTAAGCGTGCTGGAGCATGCTCAAAAAGAGCTGACCAGCTATCAAAGCAAGGGATATTCTATAATGGAAATAAGCCATAGAAGCAAGGTTTTTGAAGAGATTCATTTCGGTGCGATGGATAAGATAAAAAGGCTTTACGGTATAAACGATGATTATGAAATTTTGTTTTTGCAAGGCGGTGCAAGCTTGCAGTTTGCAATGATCCCTATGAATTTATGTAAAGGCGGCAAAGCCGAGTATGTAGATACGGGAGTTTGGACGAGCAAGGCGATCAAGGAAGCTAAGATACAAGGCATAAACTACGAAGTGATCGCAAGCTCAAAAGATACGAATTTCGACAGAATTCCCGAAAATATAAATTTCAGCGACGATGCGGATTATGCCTATATCTGCACGAACAATACAATCTACGGCACTCAGTATAAGAGCTTACCAAATACAAAAGCGCCACTTGTGATTGACGCTTCAAGCGACTTTTTCTCTTATAAAATGGATTTTTCAAATATCGGCGTGCTCTATGGCGGAGCTCAGAAAAATGCGGGTCCAAGCGGCGTTACCGTAGTGATAATCAGAAAAGACCTGCTTGATAGAGCCGGCGAAAATGTGCCTACGATGCTTAAATATAAAACTCACACCGACGCAAAATCGCTTTTTAATACGCCTCCGACATTTGGAATTTATCTACTAAATTTAACTCTTGGCTGGATCGAGTCTCAAGGCGGACTTGACGTGATAAAAGGCATAAACGAGCAAAAAGCTTCGATTTTATATGAAGCCATTGATAATTCGGGCGGTTTTTACAAAGGGCACTCCATCAAAAAATATCGCTCCATAATGAACGTAAGCTACAATATCGCCGCAAATTCCGAGCTTGAGCCTTTGTTTGTAGCGGAAGCCGAAAAAGCGGGCATGATAGGTCTAAAAGGACACCGTCATCTTGGCGGAATTCGCGCCTCTATCTATAATGCCGTAAGCCTTGAAAACGTTAAAACTTTAGTTTCGTTTATGGGTGAATTCGCTAAGAAATTCGGCTAG
- a CDS encoding Crp/Fnr family transcriptional regulator → MLKDIQIFSSLDDERLQKLADISIIRAYKRDEILFIEGETPKWFYILLKGRVKIYKTLPNGKELFLHEFLPGSPVAKFANFDDTPFPASAVFVEDSEVLMIDFAKFKKNFMNDVNVCMEIIRSLSQNFRMIQGLLHREIALGVEGKIALFISEYQNKLPMQKYSQIAQMLNTTPETFSRVITKFKKNGYIAIDAKKNITILEHDKLKELYEA, encoded by the coding sequence ATGCTTAAAGATATTCAGATATTTAGTTCGCTTGATGACGAACGGTTGCAAAAACTTGCCGATATAAGCATAATCAGAGCCTATAAACGCGACGAAATACTATTTATCGAAGGCGAAACGCCAAAGTGGTTTTATATACTTTTAAAAGGGCGAGTTAAAATTTACAAAACCTTGCCAAACGGTAAAGAGCTGTTTTTGCATGAGTTTTTGCCGGGTTCGCCCGTGGCTAAATTTGCAAATTTTGACGACACTCCTTTTCCTGCTTCGGCTGTTTTTGTCGAGGATTCGGAAGTTTTGATGATAGACTTTGCTAAATTTAAGAAAAATTTTATGAATGATGTTAATGTCTGTATGGAGATCATAAGGTCGCTTTCGCAAAATTTTAGGATGATACAAGGACTTTTACACCGAGAAATAGCCCTTGGCGTGGAGGGTAAGATAGCTCTTTTTATCAGCGAATATCAAAATAAATTGCCGATGCAAAAGTACTCGCAAATCGCTCAAATGCTAAATACTACGCCTGAAACTTTTTCTCGTGTTATTACTAAATTTAAGAAAAACGGCTACATAGCAATAGACGCTAAGAAGAATATAACCATACTTGAACATGACAAGCTCAAAGAGCTTTATGAGGCTTAA